In the genome of Cervus elaphus chromosome 5, mCerEla1.1, whole genome shotgun sequence, the window TCCTATATGCTGGTTGAGAATTTCACAAGTCAATCTGGGAATCAGTCAAGCAGTATCTAGGACATTGGATGATAATAACACTGGTTCTTAAGACTTTAATGAGGAAAGGGCAGGGTAGATATGATGGGAGTAACTGGATTAAGATAATTGACCAtcagtgggtgggggtggagtcTTTAATAAATGTCTGTACAGCTGGAtattatatggtttttaaaaagtcagcctCAAAAAAAAGTCAGCCTCACTCGTTAATCATGGAAACGTTAACACATGacagaattaaataatattttttcaccCATCACTTAGGCAGATATTAAGCTGAGGTGGTTATCAAGTGGGGGAAGTGGACAGATGTGAGGAGAGGATGCTCCGACGTGGGCGTAGAGTGGACCTGTACCGCCACTGTGGAAGGAGGTGCCTAGTCTTTCTTCACACTGAAGACGACAGCGCGTGTCCCCCTGGGCCCATGTTCCAGAGTATACACATTACAGTTTCAGAATGGTCAGATtggttttactttttggctgtcagttcagttgctcagttgcatccaactctttgcaaccccatgaatctcagcacaccagtcctccctgtccatcaccaactcccagagactactcaaactcatggccatcgagtcggtgatgccatccagccatctcatcctctgtcgtccccttctcctcctgcccccaatccctcccagcatcagggtcttttccagtgagtcaactcttcgcatgaggtggccagagtattggagtttcagcttcaacatcggtccttccagtgaatacccaggactaatctcctttaggatggactggttggatctccttgcagtccaagggactctcaagagtcttctccaacaccacagttcaagtaGAGGATTAatcatatatactgtatatatactgGAAAGCAATGAATTAAGCAAGATGAAATACGACCATGTGTGTgtgatttagttgctcagtcgtgtctgactcttttgtgaccccatagactagccccccaggctcctctgtccatgggatttcttggacaagattactggagtgaagtaggttgccatgtcctcctccaggggatcttcccgccccaggcactgaacctgagtctcctgcattgcaggtgcgttctttaccactgagccagcagggaagcaccTGACCATGTGTATAAGTGGGGGTAAATTTCCAAAAGTTACAAGTTGATATCGATTATgttaaatacaataaaaacaagATTGTCTGTGATATGctggaaataaaatacacaaagctTACATAAAATAAATGGGCTAGAGGAATGCACACAACTCGTAGTAGGGCCTCTGGGAATAGGGAGGGCAGACCCACCCAGAAGTGGAGCGGTGGTCAGGGGCCTAGAGCTTACCTGCGCTgttctcatttaaaatatttaagtcgccatatatttatgtaatttagaaaagaacgtacacagagaaagacctggggACATATGGCAGAACACTCACAGTGGCCGGTTCTGGGTAGTGGCCACGTgctaattgtttttttctttatagctcTAGGCGTGGTTTGACCCACCCTCCAAAAAGCCCCCCCAAAAAACTTAGACTCGGTCATCTTCACTGCGAATAGTTACTAGTCTTAACTTCATTCTGTTTTCCTAGAAAACGTGGACACAGACCTGCAGGCCAGCCTGGGGCAGAGCGAGGAGAAGCCTGTGCCCGCCGCCCCTGTGCCCAGCCCCGTGGCGCCGGCGCCTGTGCCGTCCCGGAGAAACCCCCCTGGCGGCAAGTCCAGCCTCGTCCTGGGTTAGCTCTGTCTGCCCGGAActctgtcattttatttctttgtttttttccatgcTTGTGAACTGCACAACTTGAGCCTGACTGTACATCTTTTGgatttgtttcattaaaaaagaagcaCTTTATGTActgctgtctttttatttttattttttggaagaacAGGTTCTCTGTCTgtcctgattcctctgggtctgtAGGCCTTGGCATGAGTGTTTTCTAGTAGTAGATTGGAGGGAAAGCTTTGTGACACTTAGTACCGTGTTTTTAAGAACAAACAATTTGGTTTCAAATGTGTTAGAGGATCTTTTGTACTGAGGTTTTTAAAACCCTTTTTTGGTCAGCTTTACTTGGGTTTACCAAGCCTGGATCGGACAGACCAGTAAACAGCCCACAGGCGCCGTCCCTTCAGGCCCCAAACAAGGTCGTCTTGATGCCGAACCTACCTGCTGTGGCCCTAACTGGTCGGTGCCCTTTGCTAAAAGCATCCTCCTGTGCCACATGGGGCGATAAAAGGCCTGTGCCCTCTGCCTTGCCGcctgcaaagcaaaaaaaaaaagtaaaacaaaaaattgcCTTTTATTTCTGAACCTTAAGATATATTTAAGCCAGATACTTAACATGACTGGCTGAGCAAAGCCTGCTGCTCCCACGCAGAGGAAGGCTTCGATGTTCACTCAGATGGATGAATTCCAGGTGGTGAAGCAGGGGCGGGGTCTTCGTGGGGAAGGGACCCCCTGAGGGCAGCGCTCTTCTTAGATAACTTGAAGCTGTGTGCATGATGCTGGTGCTTGACCATGAAACGAAAGTCTCATCCTTAACCTGTGTGTTGTACTTCACAATCCTGGACTGTTGCTTAAAGTAAACGATGTACAAATTTTGAAACACTGTGTCCTGTGTCGTCTTTTTGAGATTGTTTCAGCAATTCTACCTGCTTAGTTGCTTCTTTCTTTGTTACTAACAACCCTGCTAGCCAATGATTTGATGAGCCCTTCGAATTAAAACAGACTTAAGGAAGGCCTAGAGCGAAGTGGGCTTCTCTCTAAAGAAAACAGGTTTAAAGTCATTGTGAGTTCAGAATGCCAAAATGAACTGACATCTGGTAGTAAAAGACAGGAGTAATACAGATAACTGGCTTCCAGAACAATTATTAGCCAATACACTTTGGACTCTTCTACCACTTACCCTCCTTTGCTGGGTGatatgatattaaaattttaagttaccTCATGCCTACAGGATGCCTCTCGATGGTGGGTGATCAAAGAGGTctccaaagaaaagaagggaCATGTAGCCAGAAGGGGACAAGGTCATCTGAGTCCTGTCAAGTGATACAGGAGATTGGAGGAAGCACACTGGATTCTAGGGAGCAAGTTCCAGATCGAGGTATTAAACGTCCAAACTGGGCCCTGTCCAACGGCCTTTTTGGTCTACCTTTTTGTGCTGCTAATCAGCAGCGTTCCTTGGGTTTGTCATTTGGAAGCTCGATTGCTAACTTTAAGACTTTTGGGGACTTCGTTGgtagcccagtggctaagactccacgctttcaaGGGggcactggttggggaactaagatcctaggggtgtggccaaaaagtaaaaaaaaaaaaaaaagacttgaaacaGGTCACCTTTAACCACCTCCCACCATGGTTGAAATGACTTAGGCCTGGTGTGTAACCACCAGCTCATTTGACTCAATAAGCATCTCTTTGGGAAGAGAAAGGGTAATCATAGGTTATGGGGGTGTTGTTTTTCCTCATTATTTTGCAAAACGGACAGCTGTGGTATACAGTGTTTCCAGTTTCACTGAAACAGATTAATCCTAGAAATAACCTGAGTTAAGGTTTCCTGCAACTAAAGAGGCAGGGAGCCTGCACCCTTCTCTCAGTAACTAGACAGACCTGGGAAAGACAGCTCCCTGATTGGTGTCGTAACTGGAACTTGGCtttagttctctgtgctatgaaGGTAAGTGCCTAGTCCAAAAGTGTTGTGAGGGACTTCTGTCAGTCTTTTTGGTACCATTGCAGATGTTTAAAATTCTTCATGAACATGTTTGCTAAGGGTGTTGAATTTTCCCACTTAGAAAGCTTATGGTTTAGAAAGTGAAGTTGAACTTAAAATGATGATGGCAGAAGAGTCAGCATGTTGATGACAGTCTCAACTTTTTACACAGTTATGTGACTTAAGTGGCTTGGTATttattgctaatttttaaaattagatcaccaggcttcccttcctcTTGCTTCTGTTCCATTTAGAAGTACTGGGGTGTTTAGAACCCAATGGAACAGAAGCatgaggaaggggaggggtgtTCAGGTGGGGAACGACAGGAAGATGGGTCAGTCACTCAAATCTGAATCTAGTTTGtagtaaatatatttacatgtgagcttccctgggggctcggatggtgaagaatccacctgcaatgcgggagacctgggtttgatcctgggttgggaagatgtcctggaggagggcatggcaactcactccagtattcttgcctggaaaacccccacggacagaagagcctggcgggctaccgtccatggggtcacaaagagtcggactcgacagactaagcacagcatatttACTTGTATTCAGGAAATTACATGAAATCTACAAAAAGTTGAGTCAACAAAAGTTAGCCATGACCAGCATTTTCTTAGAGGATATAACTGAGGAGGATTCTAGAGAAAAGTCAGTTCCACAGAAAGGATGGTCCCGATTACCTGAGCCTGGTGGAAAATCGCCTCTTGCAGGTAGAACAGGAGGTTTGAAGTAGATGCTCCCATGTTTCAAGCCAACTCTGGTTTGTGAATTCATCTCTGAGGAGCTGTACTCGCAAGAGCCTGTTGTCTTCAGATTCACTCACTTCAGCAGAACCTGTTGTCTTCAGATTCACTCACTTCAGCTCCTGGGGGTCCCCGAGGTTCGGGCCTTGGGTTGGTGCTGCCTTGACGCAGCGGGAGGCAGCTCTCCTTCTGTCCCCGCGGGGTGAGCAGGTGTGGGTTCTGAGAAGGTCGGAGCCGGCCCACAGGTTTAAGACGACGCTCCCCAGTATTCAGGACAGTCCAGGGGACCCCCGGAAGGTCTGGCCCAGTCACGTTCGGGGTGAGCGAAGGCGTCTGCTGGAGCGGAGGGCGGCTGATGTCCACGCAGGCGTACCCTCAGACCAGAGGTGTGGCGCGGGCACCGCCACGCCCCGTCGGGGGCGCTGCGGAAGGCCAGGGGCTCCCGCGGGCGGGGCACCCGGGCGCCCATGCAAAtcagcccggcccggcccggccccgcccgccGCGGCTCCGGAAGTAGCCGTTCCCGCGCCCGGCTCCGCGAGCTCCCGGGGCCGGTTCCACGTTTCCCTCGGGTCGCCTGCCTCGCGGCGCTGGCGATGGGGATGCCGGCGCGGCGCGCGCGATCTGTGCGAGTGCTGGTGGACATGGACTGCGTGCTGGCGGACTTCGAGGCCGGCCTGCTGCGGGGCTTCCTCCAACGGTTCCCCGGGGAGCCGTACGTGCCGCTGGAGGAGCGCCGCGGCTTCCTAGCGCGCGAGCAGTACCGGGCGCTGCGCCCCGACCTGGCGGTAGGGAGCGGGTGGATGGAAGGGGTGCGGCGTGAGGCCGCCCCGGGAGCGGGGAGCCCCGACCCCACAGGACATCCGGGGACCGGGAGCCTCTCCCCTGGGTCAGGACTGTCTGCTTCATGTCGACACCTTCCTgtttaaaatgaacaaagctcTCACTTCAGAATCACACTTCACTTGGGACTAGACAGTCTGGGGGTTGGGGGTGTTTCCTTACCGCTAAACAAAATCCTTCACCCGGGACTCTCATCTGGGGACGAAAGCCCCCCAGGAACCTCACCTTTGAGAGTCctcgctgtgtgtgtgtgtggggggggggggggctgtgtgtgtgtggtgggggggctgtgtgtgtgtgggggggggggggaggtctGCTGCGAGCAGAGCCAGGACGGGAACGCTGTCTTTCAGGACAAAGTGGCCAGTGTGTATGAAGCCCCAGGCTTTTTCCTAGACTTGGAGCCCATCCCTGGAGCCTTGGCAGCCATGCGGGAGATGAATGACATGCAGGAGTGAGGAAGGGCggcagggagtgggggctggggggcaggggcaggcacCACCCCGTCTAATCGTGCGCCCTCCCTGCAGCACCCAGGTCTTCATCTGCACCAGTCCTCTGATGAAGTACGACCACTGTGTGGCGGAGAAGGTGCGGCTGCCCCAGCGCTCCAGGGGCAAACTTAGATTCCTaagctctgatttttaaaaagaaaccatgggggacttccctggcagttcagaggttaagattctgtgctcccaatgcaagggggcacaggtccaatccctggtcagcaactgagatcccgcatgctgcatggcccagccaaaaaaaaaaaaaaaaaaaaaccccaacaccccaacagaaacacagaaagtTGGGGGGGAGGAGTGGAGGGGCTATCTCTCACAAGCTGTAGACCCTCCCTCACACCCACTGGCCCTGAGTTCAGGGGCCCACCTTGCCCTACTGACCCTGTGCCCACCTCACAGTACCGCTGGGTGGAGAAGCACCTGGGACCCCAGTTTGTGGAGCGTATTATCGTGACGAGGGACAAGACCGTGGTCTCGGGGGACATACTCATTGATGACAAGGAGGTCATTCAAGGTGGGGAGCCTTTCTCCTTAGCCACCTCCAGGCATCTGGCCTGCTGGGATTAGGGGGAGGGAGTACAGATAACCAGATTAGGGACTGCGGGTTCCCTGCCTCCCCGTCCAGGCCAAGAGGAGACCCCCAGCTGGGAGCACATCTTGTTCACCTGCTGCCACAACCAGCACCTGGCCCTGCCCCCGCCTCGGAGACGGCTGCGCTCCTGGAGCGACAACTGGAGGGAGATTATAGACAGCAAGCGGGGAGCCCTGCCGCTGGACCCCGACGGCCTGGGGCTGCCCCAGCAATGAGGCTGCCGACAGCGGCTGGAGGAGGGCGAGGCAGACGGACAGGGAAGTCGGGCAGAACCGAGTCCCCACGCAGCACAGCACCGGCCGCCTCGAACCTCCCAGGACAGCCGGCCGAAATGCGCTGGGAGAACAGGCACCTTTTAAATAAAACGCTTCGGCTCACTGCTCTCTTAAGGCCTTTTATTTAGGAAAGGGAAGGGCCAGGACCCTCTGGGGGGCAGCGGGAATACAGGCCGAAGAGGAGGCCTTCGCCTCCCTCCCTCTGGGCTCCTTAGTCCATTAGTCCCATAAtccacccacccccacatccACCTGGACACTGTTCCTCTTGGAGCCACCTTTCCTTGGTCATGTAAGAGGTCAGCTTTAAGGGGGGGCCAGGACCTTCCCCTGCTCCCGAACCCCAGCTTCCCACGGGGGCCCACACCCCTTCCCCCATGCTGAGCGGTGTACACTGGGCTCTGAGCCCTGCACTGTATGTCAGCATCTGGTCCCCTCTCCCTTGCATCCCCAAGGCCCTCCTGAGCCCCAGACGTGCTTCCAGGCacagggacccccccccccccactaacCCTGATGGCAGAGAAGGCGGGCCAGGGCTTCCAAGCAGAGaccatggggtggggaggggaggagacacTGCTCGAAGAGTCCGTGCCTGTCCTCCGACGTGTCGTCACCCTCACGGCCACCGTAACAGTCACTGGGCTGGACTCTCAACAGCAGGGGGCACGCTCTGGTGTTTGAGGCCCTAGCATGGTGGCTGGCTGACAGGTCTGTGCGGATCAACAGTTAAGCCAGAGAGTTCTCAGGGCCAGCATCCACCAGGCCGAATGCCCAGCCTGGAGAGCTTGTGGAGCAGGTACCCAGCCTCCACAGATAGGGGCACACCACCACCCTCAGCTTCCCGGAGCCGTGATATACTTTGAACAACAAGGCTTCTCACTTCTGCGTCTCAAAATGACTCCAGACACCTCTGTTGGAGAGAATGCTTCCTTCCTCAAGCTCAGGCAATTCTCCTAAGCTCCAGGCCCAGCTGTTCCTCCAGAGAAACACCTGCGAAGGCTGCGAGTCCAGGGACCGCGCTGCTTCCTCCGCGAGGGTGAGACCCGGTGAGGGTGGGGGGGCTGGCACGAGGGCCTCTCCACGAGGCTGAGAGCAGCGGCCCGTGAAAACGGCAGCATCTTCGGCTTCCCCGTCCACGCGTCTCAAGGCCTGGCTTCCTCGCTCGTCAGGGGCCTTTCATCACAGTGCAAATACCTGCCGTGGAGAAAGCGCACCTTGAAAACGGCCGAGCGCGCGCCATTAGCGGAGAGGGCGCGCTGTGGGCGCGCCGCCGCCACCTCTCCCGGAGCCCCCACTAGGGTTTCAGTCTCGTCCGGTGGGCAGCGGGTCAGGGCTGCTGTGGGGCCTCCGTCCTCGGCAGGGGGATCCCCAGGGCGGCATCCGCTCGCCAGCTGCGGGCCTCGGCCACCTGGCTGGGAGAGCAGAAGTCTTCTAGGAAGATCTGGGCCAGGTTTCGGAGCCGGGCGCTGGCCGACAGGGAGAAGCGCAGCATGCACTGGACCACGGGCCGGGCCGTCAGCTCGGGGTGGGAGCCTGCGCCGGGCGAGCCCAGGCCCATGAGCGCGGTCACGGCGGACAGCACGGTCTCCTCGCTGGGGCTGGACAGGCAGTTGACGATGAGGGGGACGCCCCCCGCCTGCAGGATGTATTCCCTGTTGGCCCTGTCGGCGCATAGATTGCAGAGGCCGCCTGGGGAAGAGCAAGCGGACTCTGAGGCCTCAACTCTGGGCCTCCTCCGCCCTCTCCTCCCGGAGTCCCACTGGATCTCCAGCCCTTTCCAAGTTCCAGACAGGCCTGCCTGCCACGGCCCAGCCTTCTGGAGGTGGGCACTGAACCTTCTCCCTCTCGGTTCGGCCAGTTCAATGCTTTcctgggaactccctggtggtccggggTTAGGGCTCCAAGCTTTCCCTGCTGAgggcctggttcaatccctggccggggaactaagagcccacaagaTGTGTGGCATGACCacaatacatatatgtacacacacacacacatgcacacacatacatacatatgcacacgtATGTAAGGTGACTGTTTCACAGGTGTACACATACATCAAAACGTATCAAGTTGCCCCTCAAGTTGCCCCCTTTACTTATGTGAAGTTTATCAGATGTCAGTTATACTACAATAAAACTGTCAAAAAGGCAAAGTATAAACCATCTCAATCCTACCACCCAgacatttaatatttacttttcatcccacaatatttaaatatgtgaCTCCATATACTTGGAAACAATGTGATCCTCTGCTTACTGTTTTGTAAGCCAGTTGCTTTTATTTAACCacttatgaccaatctagacagcatactaaaaagcagagacattactttgccaacaaaggtctatctagtctaggctatggttttttcagtggtcatgtatggatgtgagagttggactataaagaaagctgagagccgaagaattgatgctttagaactgtgatgttggagaagactcttgagagtcccttggactgcaaggagacccaaccagtccatcctaaaagagatcagtcctgggtattcattggaaggactgacgttgaagctgaaactccaatacttcgatcatctgatgtgaagagctgactcactggaaaagaccctgatgctgggcaagattgagggcaggaggagaaggggacgacattggatgagatggctggatggcatcatcaactcgatggatgtgggtttgggtggactcagggagttggtgatggacagggaggcctggcgtgttgcggttcatgggttcacaaagagttggacacgactgaactgaactgtgaacaCCTCTCCACGCCAATAAATCTACAATCACGACATCATTTAACAGCCATGCAGTCCACCCTTTTACCATTTTATGGATACAACATAATTAAGAGGTTAAATATCATCCACCACTGCCTCCCCCAACCCATCATTGTTACTAGGATTCTGGGGGATAAGAGAAAAGGACAGAGTGAAGAAACCTGTGGTTCGGGATGGAAGAACCCACCACCGCTCACGTAGTGTGGCCAGACTTTGTACTCTCCCGCTAGCCCAGAGCCCTGGGTGTGAGAAGCTGACTTCCTGTGGCTCCTGGGTGAGCTTCCTGCCGTCAGGGCACCCCCACCCTTGGGTTCCTACTCCAAACAGAAGACCAGCTTCTAGCTCATTTGCACAGCACGCGCTGCCCAGCCCCACGCAGCCAATGAAGAGTGAACTGACAGCCCATCCACTTCCCCTGCGTCTCTGGAAACTGGCAGAGGCTCTGTATTCTCACAGCCTCAAATCCAACCTGGACGTCTTTCCCAGCAAGTGCGGACAGGAGCAgcgaggtggggggcagggctggcaaagacctcctcctcctccaggctcaGCCGCCTGCTTCTGAGCAGTACCTGGGTCAGTCTGGGTCCCGCTGAAGGGAAGTTTGTAAAGGTTCCATCCACTCAACCTCCAGGGACTTCCCACTGCACCTGGAATAAAGTTCACACTCCCTTCCAGGATCTTCACATGGTGCCaccctcgtttttgtttttttttttgtttgtttgttttcttttattggcCGTGCCTCGTGGCATGCAGCATCTTAATTGcctaagcagggattgaaccgtgccccccatgcagtggaagctctaaccactggaccatcagggaagtcctgccacGCTCTTGCTGGTAACCAGCACGTCACTGCTCCCTGGACAGTGAGGTTCTCCTGGACCACCACATAAGCCCCACCCTGCCACATCCAGGCACTTCCCTCATCactctatttcattttcttcacatgCTTAGAGCTTTGATGGATCACCATGGCTTTTCCTTGCTCGCTGACTGCTGAGCCCCACTAGAAGGATACGTTCCCAGAGGTCAAGACCCAGGCTGTCTTATTCCCACCACATCCTGGGTGCCTGGTACAGGGTGTGCTCTACAAACATTTGTTAGAAGGACTGTAAAGTGGTGAGCAGCAGGAAACAGCTGCACTGCAGATGGTCGGGAGGCTGGATGGGATGGCTCCCCGGGACCCTGCCCACCTGGGACATCTGCGGTTCTGGGGTCTCACTGACAGGGGGCCTCTGAGGGGTGGCCCCAGAAGAGGAGGCACTGATGCAGGGTCCCTCCCCACCTCAGGTCACTCCAGTGGAGCCCTGAGCACAGCCTGGGGCCTCCCTTCCCACCACCCTCTTTACTTGCGGTCTTTGCCCATCACTGGCACCACACGGCAGTCATGTACCTCTGAATCCTGGGGGCCTGCAACTGTGCATTCTTGCTGGGCACATGACTGAACCCCATGGAGCAAGAGTCACCACCACCCCCAGACGGGAAAGAAGCTGAGGCcgttgagtaacttgcccaaagtctcaGAAGATGGGGAGCCCGCTGCCCCTCCCAGCGTAAAGGGTGTCCCTGTAGAAGCCATGAAAACAACTAATCCTACCATGGGCGGACTCCAGGCTCAGTCGGGTGCAGGGACAAGTGGAAACGCCCCGGCGGGACCCCGGCTCCTCGCACACATTGGCACCATCTCCTCTGAGCTCCGAGTGGAGCTGCAGCCTCCTACCCACACTGCGGACTCAGCTCGGGGGTGGGGGACGGGACTTAATCTCTGCCCTCAAGGGTGATACGGTGAAAAGCCCGAGTCACTCTCGGGCTGGTGAGTCATCATCGCGCCCAGCTGTGCCTGGGCAGGGCTCTGCCACTTGGGATAATCACAGGGCATCTGCAGGAGAATGGGCTCGGGAGGCAGCCTCCCAATAGCCAACCCCACCTGCTCCCCATTTACAGGCCTGGGAAGGCTCCAGGGATGGATCGGGGGGCTGCCAGCACTCACCAGCTGCCAGGTCCCCACCGCAGGCAGGGAACTCTTTAAGGCCCTCAGCCTTGCTGGCAGTGACCGCGGCAGATGAAAAagggcagtgaaagcctggaaagAGAAGGGCTTCAGGGATAAAGGGCTGAGCAGGAGCGCCAGAGAAGGAGCCAAAAGACCCCCAAAGAGCTGACGAGAAGCCGCGGCCGCTCTGAGTTTTCCTCGGAGCCCACCtctgtgcaccagccctgaagaACTAAGGAGGGCTGTAGAAAAAGAGCAACGTGAAGCCTGGCAGCTTCCTAAAGAAGGCCCAACAGCGGCAAACTGGTTAAAGAAAGTAGGGTACATCCGTATGATGAAACATTATACAGTTctaaaaatcatgttttaaaaaaaacgtGTAATGTGGGGAAATGCTTGCTATATAAGgttaaggaggaaaaaagaacagcAGATGTGTCATaaaattgcaattaaaaaaaaaaaaaaaacaagtccagggaattccctgactgtccagtgcTCAGGACTCTGCTctcactgctgtgggcccaggtttaatctccggttggggaactaagaccctgaaaACCATGaggtgcagccagaaaaaaaaaggtccaaCAAGATGTTACCTCTTCTCGGAGCCTTCCTTGACCACACTAATCATCCCCCTCCCCAAGGGCCCTCTCCTCACCCCCTTCACTTCTTGTCTTCATACcaaaaaaggcgggggggggggggggaagcaaaagaagaaaatattcatagATTCTGACAAAGAACTCATATCCAGGATAACTCCTTCATATCAATAAAGGATGaacaacacaataaaaaaaaaaaaagaatgagcaaaAGACTTAGACAAACTGCACAAAAGGGCCAATATATGAAAATGTGCTCTACATtccttatcagagaaatgaaaattaaaatcacagcaaGAGGCCCCTATATACCTAtcataatggaaaacaaaaaaagactgacAATAGTAAGTGCTGGCAGAGCTACTGGAACTCTCGTGTGCTGGTGGTGAGGCGTGCACACATCGTAATTATACTGGAAAACTCTTTGGTAgcttttcctggtggcttagagggtaaaacgtctgcctgcaatgcaggagacccgggttcaatccctgggtcgggaagatcccctggagaaggaaatggcaacccactccagtactcttgcctggaaaatcccatgggcggaggagcctcataggctacagtccatggggtcacgaagagtcagacacgactcagctaTGACAACAAATACAGTTGAACATACATCTAccgtgtgtgtggggtgtgtgtgtatctatgtacACAAGTGCACATGCAAACTCAGTTGTGAgagcctgtagcccaccacggGTTCagtcctgccaatgcagaagacacggacGGGTTCagtcctgatctgggaagattccacacacccgAGGGCAAAtaatccatgtgccacagctaccgagcctgtgctctgaagtgcggagccgcaactactgaagcctgcgtgtcCTGGAGTTCTACAaccaaagaagccactgcaacgagaagccctcaAACGGCAACTAGAGGGTAGTCCCTGCTCagcgaaactagagaaaagcccggggagcaatgaagagccagcatAGCCGCAAGTAAATAAAATCTTCTTAAAATGATCGTAACGGCTTTACTCATAAAGGCTCTAGAAATAACTCAAAGCTCCACCAGTGGATGAACGGATGCGGATGAACAGCTTGTGGCCTATTCATACAAAGACAGGAGCTACTGATACTGTAACAATTTGCATGGACCTCAGAAACATTATGTTGAGGGAAAAAAACCAGAGACTCAACTCAAAGAATCCTGTACCAGTCCACTTAcatgaagttcaagaacaggcAAAACAAATCCATGTGGCTAAAGGTGAGAACCATGGTTACCTCGGGGTGGAAGACACGAACCGGCAGAGGGTATGAGGGATCCTTT includes:
- the NT5C gene encoding 5'(3')-deoxyribonucleotidase, cytosolic type; the protein is MGMPARRARSVRVLVDMDCVLADFEAGLLRGFLQRFPGEPYVPLEERRGFLAREQYRALRPDLADKVASVYEAPGFFLDLEPIPGALAAMREMNDMQDTQVFICTSPLMKYDHCVAEKYRWVEKHLGPQFVERIIVTRDKTVVSGDILIDDKEVIQGQEETPSWEHILFTCCHNQHLALPPPRRRLRSWSDNWREIIDSKRGALPLDPDGLGLPQQ
- the ARMC7 gene encoding armadillo repeat-containing protein 7 isoform X1, coding for MAQKPKVDPHVGRLGYLQALVTEFQETQSQDAKEQVLANLANFAYDPANYQYLRQLQVLDLFLDSLSEENETLVEFAIGGLCNLCADRANREYILQAGGVPLIVNCLSSPSEETVLSAVTALMGLGSPGAGSHPELTARPVVQCMLRFSLSASARLRNLAQIFLEDFCSPSQVAEARSWRADAALGIPLPRTEAPQQP